CCTGCGCTGGACCTGCGCCGACTTCTTTGCCTTTATTAACATGCTGGTCCACGCCGTTTTCTGGTCCGCCCTTTGAAGGCCCCGATgcattggccttgtcgactGGCTCCTGACCCTCGTTCTGCGCCTCGGAACTTTGCACTGCTCCATCTTTTTCAGTGGTTTCTGTTGTCTCGCCCTTGTCGTCTTTGGCATTGTCTAGGTGCGAGTCATCAGCGCCAACGGTTTCGGCATCTGTCATGGTGATGTCTGCGTCTTCTGCTGCGTCCTTGTCGGAAACCTGTCCGTCGCCAGTCATGTCCGGTACAGGATCTGCGGGCGGGATGCCATTTTCTTGGGTGCCACCGTTGGTAAGTTGTGGTTGTGCTTTGGAGAGGCTTAATAGGTGACGCGCAACATGGTCGTCCGTGTAGAGCTCGATATCCGAAGGTCGTACCATCATGGAGCATGGCACCCAGGTATAGTCGCCGCACAACGCGGTTAGGAGGTGTCTCACTTGCCACAGGGAACGATTTTCCTTGCGCATGATGTCGCAACTTTGGTCGACAAGCTTGGTCAGGGTCTTGGATGTGAAGGGCTTCGAGAGGGTTGGATGTGTCGGCAAATCGGTCGATGCAGTGAGCGGAGCGAGAATGTCTGGTCCTGTTAGCTTTGTTGTTGACTGGTCCGGCTGCTGACATACTCTCTATTTGGATATTGGCGTAGGGGTTCAGCTCTGCCgcagcagcctcggcttCTTGAATGCggtcctcatcctcctcgtcgcttTCTACTTCAtatccttcttcatcgatcAAGGGCGGGTTGCGATGAATGATCGGTCGTCGAACGCCAGCATACTCGACGTACTGTTCGGGTCAGTCAGACTTAATCGGGAACGAATCGCGACGGCAACGGACCTCTCGATATGAGCTCGGGCCGTTGGTAGGGACCAATTGCCCTTGATGGGCGAATCGCGCTCGCTTCTGAAGCTTGTGGCCGCGATTGCTGTAGCTCTCGATCTCGGAATCGGAGTCGGACTCTGTCAGGCGGGCGTGGTCAGTTGCGAGACTCGTAGACGCGACAGGCGCATGGGGGTTTGCGCACCATATGCTCTCCGCTTAAAGGCCTTTTTCATGCCAGCTATGGTCTCGGCGAAGAGGACCTGCTGCGACGCCATGGCGGGCGAAGGCAGGATTGACGATGGGACCGAGGGGGAAACTTGTTGTGGGCGGAGGGAACGACGAGGGTCGAGGCGAGTTTTGACGAGTTACGACGAAGTGGGAGGGCGTAGAATGGTACTGACGGCCCCCGAGGTCGAGGGGATCTTCAATACCGAAAGAAAAGTTGTGTTCGCGTCGAAAAGTTGAACAAATGCAATTTTGTTAGAAACGTGCTGTgacggcgaggagaagctggagcgAGAAGCGAGGCTGCCCGCCTTCCCGTAGCCCATGACCACATTTCCGGGCGCGGTCCGTCATGATTGGTCAGTGCTCGGATGTTTATTCGGCCGGCGCCGATGCGATAGCAGATAAGGTACGTACCACAAGCCCCATATTCCACTTACATAACTTTGGTTATGCATTCTGTGCAAGTCATTGTGAATGCTCGCTTTGACCACCTCAAGTGGTGTAAGTGGTGAACTGACCCCGTCCCCTGCATTATTTGTCCTTGGAATCTTAGCGACCATGTTGAAAAACGAGATACCAAAGCCACAGTTGCTGTGTTTTGATTCTCGGTCATGCCCTCTGTGCGGTCTTGGTGTCTGCCTGTATATGCCCTTGATCGGTGGAGGAACATGCCCTGTTGTTATGCTTCAAATAAGAAACACATAATGTGTGATTCAAACTGCCAAGTTACTGTGTTCAGATCTGACGCCCTGAAGCTTGATTGTCTTGATAGTTTGATGATGCGGAGTAGAGATGGATTGCTGTTTGTCTGTTGTTTTGCTTGACATTGGGCATCATGGCAAAGCTGTGGTTATTGAGACAGTTGAACATCAGTCATGGGAGAATGCGTTTGCACCCAAACAGATCTAGAAGTTTTCAAGTCTCCATTTTGAAATCAACGCGGTAATGTTTTAGGCAGTGATTCACTGCCACTTCACATCTATAAATaccccccctccctcctctttctcttctctacAACCTCACACTCCTCATCACCTTTTCACATCTTCTCCTGACTATACTAGAACATGCCATGCTCTGGTTAGATGCTTGTATACTCTGTTCGGGACACTCAGACAAAGCTCAAAGAAACACACCGCCCTGCTCCTCTTGCTACGATCCCAGCCGATGAAATGCCCCTTCGAGTACGGATGGGGTTCGATCTCAAGGCCCTTTTGCATCTCTAAATTCCTCATGACCGTATCGAATCTCAAGTACAAACAGGCGAAGTGACTCGGGACGGGAAGGGCGAGAATACTGCCCGATTGGCAGAGGATGGTACCTTAAAGGGCTTCCGGCAAGAGATCGCCATCGAGCATCCCAGTGCAAAAAAGATCAAACGCGAGTTCGAAAAAGAGATAAGGCTCGAGAACGATATATAGACCGACACTGAGATGCCTGGATAAAGCTTTCATGGATTATGTCCTGAAGCGGATCCAAGGCCTACCCAACCGTGCCGATGTCTGGAGTAACCTCGAAGACTACCTCGTCTCGGAGCCAACTCCGAGGTCTCTCGCGACTCAGGGCTACATTGACGCCCTACAAGAGAGGGTATTCTCCCCTTTAGAGTCCGCCCTGGCTCTATCAGATGGCAACAACTTCACTGGCACCATCGATGGCCTTATTCGGGTCTTGCTCATGGGGACAGGCTTTCTCCCGTCTGGGGATTTCGAGTCGTGTCCC
This window of the Fusarium keratoplasticum isolate Fu6.1 chromosome 3, whole genome shotgun sequence genome carries:
- a CDS encoding RXT2-N domain-containing protein, yielding MASQQVLFAETIAGMKKAFKRRAYESDSDSEIESYSNRGHKLQKRARFAHQGQLVPTNGPSSYREYVEYAGVRRPIIHRNPPLIDEEGYEVESDEEDEDRIQEAEAAAAELNPYANIQIENILAPLTASTDLPTHPTLSKPFTSKTLTKLVDQSCDIMRKENRSLWQVRHLLTALCGDYTWVPCSMMVRPSDIELYTDDHVARHLLSLSKAQPQLTNGGTQENGIPPADPVPDMTGDGQVSDKDAAEDADITMTDAETVGADDSHLDNAKDDKGETTETTEKDGAVQSSEAQNEGQEPVDKANASGPSKGGPENGVDQHVNKGKEVGAGPAQAAAADDTHRQNELAEAIAQDVSMTSGGQDPTFVHPMFIAPSGAKPDRDVGLPEQEAEDIRRLLALYVQKQEEVCRGARRLFLGLLKADQLRKSVLHWSKAEAHSGANRDMSDGEDWYDKEEWGLTEDLKKGQDEEEEDTQTTGKKTRNRK